One Trichosurus vulpecula isolate mTriVul1 chromosome 7, mTriVul1.pri, whole genome shotgun sequence genomic region harbors:
- the LOC118858435 gene encoding zinc transporter 9-like, with amino-acid sequence MLPGLAANLAHRRGWSSLSWIPLRCREAPSSPCGPAQGWHSLVILGSFSSISPCSHLRIYSLSQVRTYSTDTQKEGRQTQNVQLPSTSVKHKSSPVETAPDSSLELQTPLTKHEPRQVRVKAVLKKYSQKNFITGIGAINEFCLKSSDLDQLRKIRQRNPHEDTESFNVYLRSDVEVKALEVWGSLEALARERKLREEAKREYRERLLRDQKLLQEYEDFLEHTKPTKISMFLRGPGKVVMVAICMNGLNFFFKLLAWIYTGSASMFSEAIHSLSDTCNQALLAVGISHSKRTPSSTHPYGFSNMRYISSLISGVGIFMMGAGLSWYHGIMGLIHPQPVESLFWAYSILAGSLVSEGVTLLLAVMEIRQSAQAKRMSLYKYVMRSRDPTTNVVLMEDAAAVLGVGLAAICLSLTSLTGNPLYDSLGSLSVGTLLGAVSMFLIYTNSVALLERSIQPEQLQHLIKLLENEPTVRAIHDVKATDLGLDKIRFKAEVDFDGKIVTRLYLEKQHFDQMLQEIQKVKTPEELEIFMVKHGENIINDLGAEVGRLEKKLKKLNPEIRHVDLRIL; translated from the coding sequence ATGCTACCTGGTTTGGCTGCCAACCTTGCTCACAGACGCGGCTGGTCCTCCCTGTCCTGGATCCCCCTAAGGTGCAGGGAGGCACCCAGCAGCCCTTGCGGTCCAGCCCAAGGATGGCACAGCTTAGTGATACTTGGAAGTTTCTCAAGCATTTCACCATGCAGTCATCTACGCATTTACTCACTGAGTCAAGTAAGAACTTACTCTACAGATActcagaaagaaggaaggcaaacGCAAAATGTTCAGTTACCATCAACTTCAGTAAAACATAAATCCTCTCCTGTTGAAACAGCACCAGATTCCAGCCTTGAACTCCAAACCCCACTTACTAAGCATGAACCTCGCCAAGTAAGAGTTAAAGCAGTTCTTAagaaatacagccagaagaatttCATCACTGGAATCGGAGCGATAAATGAATTCTGTCTTAAATCTAGTGATCTAGACCAGCTGCGGAAAATCAGACAAAGAAATCCCCATGAAGATACTGAATCCTTTAATGTCTACTTGAGATCAGATGTAGAGGTGAAGGCTTTGGAGGTTTGGGGAAGCCTTGAGGCTCTTGCTAGAGAGAGAAAGCTGCGTGAGGAAGCGAAGAGAGAATATAGAGAGAGGCTGTTGAGGGATCAAAAGCTATTACAAGAATATGAAGACTTCCTGGAACATACAAAGCCTACGAAAATATCCATGTTTCTTAGAGGACCAGGAAAAGTAGTGATGGTTGCTATTTGTATGAATGGcttaaactttttctttaaattacttGCTTGGATTTATACGGGTTCTGCAAGTATGTTCTCAGAAGCTATACATTCATTATCTGATACTTGCAACCAGGCTTTATTAGCAGTAGGCATCTCTCATTCCAAACGGACACCAAGCTCTACTCATCCGTATGGTTTCTCAAATATGCGCTATATTTCTTCATTAATTAGTGGTGTTGGTATTTTTATGATGGGTGCAGGACTTTCTTGGTACCACGGAATCATGGGATTAATTCACCCTCAGCCTGTAGAATCTCTTTTCTGGGCTTACTCTATTTTAGCAGGATCATTGGTTTCTGAAGGAGTAACTCTCCTCCTTGCGGTAATGGAAATACGACAGAGTGCTCAAGCTAAAAGAATGTCACTTTACAAGTATGTCATGCGAAGTCGTGATCCCACTACAAATGTGGTATTAATGGAGGATGCTGCAGCAGTCTTAGGAGTGGGCCTAGCAGCTATTTGTTTGAGTCTGACTTCTTTAACAGGCAATCCACTCTATGACAGCCTGGGTTCTTTAAGTGTGGGAACCTTATTAGGAGCTGTATCAATGTTTCTCATCTACACAAACTCAGTAGCACTCTTAGAGCGTTCAATCCAGCCTGAGCAACTGCAACACCTAATTAAACTATTGGAAAATGAGCCAACAGTAAGGGCAATTCATGATGTCAAAGCCACAGATCTGGGATTGGATAAAATTAGATTTAAGGCTGAAGTAGATTTTGATGGGAAAATTGTTACCCGactttatttggaaaaacagCACTTTGACCAGATGCTGCAAGAAATCCAGAAAGTAAAGACTCCTGAGGAACTAGAAATCTTTATGGTTAAGCATGGTGAAAATATTATTAATGATCTAGGAGCTGAAGTAGGTCGACTTGAGAAGAAGCTGAAGAAACTAAATCCTGAAATACGACATGTAGATTTGAGAATACTATAG